In Acipenser ruthenus chromosome 15, fAciRut3.2 maternal haplotype, whole genome shotgun sequence, a genomic segment contains:
- the LOC117421882 gene encoding calmin-like: protein MAGHEWNDWFEREELIGQISDIRVQNLQVERETVQKRTFTRWINLHLEKCKPPLEVTDLFQDVQDGKILMILLEELSGCKLLHEFKPSSHRIFRLNNIAKVLKFLEERHVKLVSIDAADVADGNSSIVLGLIWNIILFFQIKELTGNIKNRVLSSSSLSSLQNSTDSDTSHPSTPTEERLLSVSLKGQRRAIKTLLQWVQRRTRKYGVAVQDFGKSWKSGLAFLAIIKAIDPSLVDIKKGLENTAGENLEDAFRIAYYNLGIPRLLEPEDITIASPDEQSIMTYVSQFLEHFPELEEDEVSDVIEKSVSPVKDNSPVNGLHQNGDQPYVARNDWVQPPPKIFISSVRDKPEQMSPPAYETLNDRHNQPWNSEEDSSDSISSHTEPTAYPQLPLELRVGVSCVVQSANSAQPSFVGDTPDSLYEFISEEFDGKIQENENRSQLNGSQLPVVQKGELLINGELVETDKDTEEPGRTSPLQGHAREDYIFEDLFIDESTFSEISEASFKVKSKLPSEEEDAYKYILDLPEQENAQEVSSELSGEEEKVATVKKAPNTSESALEKSEPHNALEEISTVEHRSNALTIPSKCNDAPSEENPEAMQKIDSIALESKPASEEPSDKKLCPVNGSQAQGVSQSPVSVTPLHLVYYPHYNVAISDIIEAFSPPVTEGTEHLQVTSSSWDVVSNVKGDIQPCSELQGNTSQAVPSATLNQMNGGNQEYLEDSTKVEENTAMLSYSDAQVITRTDQGVDQESSFNSSSRHIHEEQVEELVLEEGEEEQSVQLNAKPEIKGNLEVVEHLVEGMMPTVKETDLGEECNDIKDGRESSDSKSGISVLTEGRNDDLENTEHTEIIRRNNVHSEDSITEIHICPKLSHRKQTMSNQMKENGSENDHLISSNISGEYQGQESSAVKAARNSEDPSNGTTPGIYLLIFLWILVYCLIIIPQLNYD, encoded by the exons CTTCATGAATTCAAACCATCGTCGCATCGCATTTTTCGGCTCAACAATATTGCAAAGGTCTTGAAGTTTTTGGAGGAAAGACAT GTAAAGTTGGTCAGCATCGATGCTGCTGATGTTGCAGATGGCAATTCCTCCATTGTTCTTGGATTGATATGGAACATTATTCTTTTCTTTCAG ATCAAAGAACTGACAGGAAATATCAAGAATAGAGTTTTGTCTTCCTCAAGCCTCTCCTCTCTGCAGAACAGCACAGATTCAGATACATCACACCCCAGCACACCAACTGAGGAAAGGCTCTTGTCAGTGTCACTGAAGGGTCAAAGGAGAGCCATTAAGACACTTCTGCAATGGGTACAGAGACGCACAAGGAA gtatGGAGTGGCTGTTCAAGATTTTGGAAAAAGTTGGAAGAGTGGCCTAGCTTTCCTGGCCATTATTAAAGCAATTGACCCCAGCTTGGTAGACATAAAGAAGGGTCTGGAGAATACTGCTGGGGAAAACCTAGAGGATGCCTTCAGAATTGCATACTATAACCTGGGCATTCCTAGACTTTTAGAACCAGAAG ATATTACCATTGCTTCTCCTGATGAACAGTCCATTATGACTTATGTCTCTCAGTTTCTTGAACATTTTCCTGAGCTTGAGGAG gaTGAAGTATCAGACGTTATTGAAAAATCTGTTTCTCCAGTTAAGGATAATTCTCCAGTAAATGGGCTTCATCAGAATGGAGATCAGCCTTACGTTGCGAGAAATGACTGGGTACAGCCCCCACCAAAGATCTTCATTTCCTCTGTACGAGATAAGCCTGAACAAATGTCACCTCCTGCGTACGAGACTCTAAATGATAGACATAACCAGCCTTGGAACAGTGAAGAAGACTCTTCAGACTCCATCTCAAGTCACACGGAGCCAACTGCTTATCCACAGCTGCCATTAGAACTGAGAGTGGGAGTATCTTGTGTGGTTCAAAGTGCAAATTCTGCCCAACCATCTTTTGTCGGAGATACACCTGATTCTTTGTATGAGTTTATAAGTGAAGAATTTGATGGAAAGATCCAGGAAAACGAAAATCGCAGCCAGTTGAATGGTAGTCAGTTGCCAGTTGTTCAGAAAGGGGAGTTGCTCATCAATGGGGAATTAGTAGAAACTGATAAAGATACTGAGGAACCTGGTAGAACCTCTCCATTACAGGGACATGCCAGGGAAGATTACATTTTTGAAGACCTTTTCATAGATGAGAGTACTTTTTCTGAAATATCTGAAGCTAGCTTTAAGGTGAAATCTAAATTACCTTCAGAGGAAGAAGATGCTTACAAATACATTTTGGATCTTCCTGAACAAGAAAATGCCCAGGAGGTGTCCTCAGAACTCTCTGGTGAAGAGGAGAAGGTAGCCACAGTCAAAAAGGCACCTAATACATCAGAGTCCGCTTTAGAAAAAAGTGAACCACACAATGCTTTAGAAGAGATCTCTACAGTAGAACACAGATCTAATGCACTGACAATACCATCCAAATGCAACGATGCTCCATCAGAAGAGAATCCAGAAGCAATGCAAAAGATTGATTCCATTGCACTTGAAAGTAAGCCTGCTTCTGAAGAGCCTTCTGATAAGAAACTGTGTCCAGTTAATGGTAGTCAAGCACAGGGTGTAAGCCAAAGTCCTGTTTCAGTAACACCTTTACATCTTGTCTACTACCCTCACTACAATGTGGCCATTTCAGACATCATTGAAGCATTCTCCCCGCCAGTCACTGAAGGTACAGAACATCTCCAAGTTACAAGTTCATCATGGGATGTAGTTTCTAATGTTAAGGGAGATATACAGCCATGCTCTGAGCTTCAAGGTAACACATCGCAAGCTGTACCTTCTGCTACATTGAATCAAATGAATGGAGGAAATCAGGAATATTTGGAGGATTCCACTAAAGTTGAAGAAAACACAGCGATGTTGAGTTATTCAGATGCTCAGGTTATAACAAGAACTGACCAAGGTGTAGATCAAGAGAGTTCTTTTAATTCTTCATCCAGACATATTCACGAAGAACAAGTTGAGGAGTTAGTGCTTGAAGAGGGTGAGGAGGAGCAAAGTGTACAGCTGAATGCAAAGCCAGAGATAAAGGGGAATCTTGAG GTTGTGGAGCACCTGGTTGAAGGCATGATGCCAACAGTCAAAGAAACAGATTTGGGTGAAGAATGCAATGATATCAAGGATGGCAGAGAGTCATCTGATAGCAAGAGTGGAATCTCAGTTCTAACAGAAGGACGTAATGATGACTTGGAAAACACAGAGCACACAGAAATCATAAG GAGGAACAATGTACACTCTGAAGACTCAATAACCGAGATCCACATTTGCCCCAAGTTGTCCCATAGGAAACAG ACAATGAGTAACCAGATGAAGGAAAATGGAAGTGAAAATGACCATCTTATCAGTTCTAATATCAG TGGAGAATACCAAGGTCAGGAGAGCTCAGCAGTTAAAGCAGCAAGGAATTCCGAAGACCCCAGCAATGGAACCACTCCAGGGATTTACCTGCTTATATTCCTTTGGATCCTGGTTTACTGTCTTATCATTATTCCACAGTTGAACTATGATTGA